One region of Bactrocera neohumeralis isolate Rockhampton chromosome 5, APGP_CSIRO_Bneo_wtdbg2-racon-allhic-juicebox.fasta_v2, whole genome shotgun sequence genomic DNA includes:
- the LOC126759362 gene encoding vanin-like protein 1 — MGIHELRLSCVLLILAIVGPQSGLQHSLPTDPTYNAGVVEFIPPAGEGQPKAKDGLRRVKNIIESNLTSGLDILVFPEYVLNDYSLLTYVPDPALNITPCDVPNYDFILTELSCAARSRQLYLVIHVKEKVYCANDPLPVGHCNVSGINTYSANVVFDRQGRVISRYRKTNLFRYEWYSVNVLPQPQLATFTTDFGVTFGHFIGSDFLFWQPAQRLVAELGITDIIYATHWFNELPFLTAVQLQEGWSYANDVNLLAADASEPSGQISGSGIYAGRLGRLKAVIYEEPTTQLLTASVPKHAYRQSYQAPPLPQSDFVPQVTTPRLTKLDLQRDYNVDIFKTQLLDAEFTAVNATLCYDNQFCCHFEATRIPISSSRVYAAYRYRLAAYSGSQATVQRLETAALKVCAVFACTSAELHSCGRIFPAGVTVGNAHYFSALNVRASFPQAARRLIMPSSVDGSMLPLPVHMYKWQEVERHNLTDVTIRLLTPKLDLLTFGIWSNYFLDKVSQHNLDPILLSAQQSSGAATAEANMEL, encoded by the exons ATGGGCATTCACGAGCTGCGTTTAAGTTGCGTGTTACTCATACTAGCAATCGTAGGACCTCAGTCAGGCTTACAG CACTCATTGCCTACAGATCCCACGTATAATGCCGGTGTGGTTGAATTTATACCACCAGCCGGCGAGGGACAACCGAAAGCCAAAGATGGGCTCAGACGCGTAAAAAACATCATCGAATCGAATCTCACAAGCGGTTTGGACATACTCGTCTTTCCCGAATATGTGCTAAATGACTACTCCCTATTGACGTATGTGCCCGATCCGGCGCTCAATATTACTCCATGTGATGTGCCAAATTACGACTTCATACTCACAGAGTTGTCCTGTGCAGCGCGTTCGCGTCAGTTATATTTGGTGATACATGTGAAGGAAAAGGTCTATTGCGCTAATGATCCGCTACCTGTCGGTCATTGTAATGTGAGTGGCATAAATACGTACAGCGCAAATGTGGTGTTCGACCGGCAGGGGCGCGTCATATCGCGTTACCGTAAGACCAATCTATTTCGTTATGAATGGTATAGCGTGAATGTACTGCCACAACCGCAGCTGGCAACATTTACTACCGATTTCGGTGTGACTTTTGGACATTTTATAGGCTCAGATTTCCTTTTCTGGCAGCCGGCGCAAAGGTTAGTCGCAGAGCTTGGCATAACAGATATCATCTATGCAACACATTGGTTCAATGAACTACCCTTCCTCACAGCCGTGCAACTGCAGGAAGGTTGGTCGTACGCTAACGACGTCAACTTACTCGCGGCAGACGCCAGCGAACCCAGCGGTCAAATCAGCGGTTCTGGTATTTACGCAGGACGGCTGGGACGTCTGAAGGCAGTCATATATGAAGAACCCACCACACAACTGCTCACAGCGAGCGTGCCCAAACACGCCTATCGCCAAAGCTATCAAGCGCCGCCGCTGCCACAGTCCGATTTCGTACCGCAAGTGACCACACCGCGTCTCACCAAACTCGATTTGCAGCGCGACTACAATGTCGACATTTTTAAGACGCAATTATTGGACGCCGAATTCACTGCAGTGAATGCAACCTTGTGTTACGACAATCAGTTCTGCTGTCATTTTGAGGCCACGCGCATACCTATCAGCAGTTCTCGTGTTTATGCAGCGTACCGTTATCGCCTTGCAGCCTACAGCGGCTCACAGGCGACGGTTCAGCGCTTGGAAACGGCTGCGCTAAAGGTGTGCGCCGTGTTCGCTTGCACCAGCGCGGAGTTGCATAGTTGCGGTCGCATCTTTCCAGCTGGCGTCACTGTTGGCAATGCACATTATTTCAGCGCGTTGAATGTGCGCGCCTCATTTCCGCAGGCAGCGCGGCGTCTCATTATGCCGTCTAGTGTGGATGGCAGCATGTTGCCGCTGCCGGTGCATATGTATAAATGGCAGGAGGTGGAAAG acaTAACCTCACTGATGTAACCATTCGTCTGTTGACGCCGAAGCTGGATCTGCTCACTTTCGGCATTTGGAGCAATTACTTTTTGGACAAAGTGAGTCAACACAATTTGGATCCTATATTGCTGTCGGCGCAGCAAAGCAGCGGAGCGGCAACCGCT GAAGCCAATATGGAGTTGTAA
- the LOC126758208 gene encoding vanin-like protein 1 translates to MWLSKFLLYLVCNNIYYAAVSGEPTPPDADYYIGAVVEFPARTITAAASTEERLRQFGELLESSAIRPDIVVFPEDVLNDRDTPIVVPAPSDDVITCNADEAHYNYIISRMSCYARSLGIYVLINVVEVHNCTRTQNVSDLVANCAIYNANVVFDRHGVVISRYRKYNLIGSEWLYFNYTSQPEEEAIFHTDFNVTFGHFTRMDLLYARPAQALVQRGITDFLHPSKWQSELPFLTAVQLHQSWSFSNNVNLLVAGTNDPSNGRSGTGIYAGKYGVLIATMTSVEKQSKLHLSVIPKHNASSEKVLKIFKLSQSNLKAQPNNSSQSVLDRFTGVVVTRDNDIDLYVTQPLVYRSNMSGPLQQKLCHNDLCCNFYIEMHVNPLSNATTVSYYYRLAAFRDMGTFLNTEPDELAVCAIFACTGDHLYTCGRIYEEGVPVVPRYIFDMIRITGNFTRQRPCLLSPTSVNNLLMPLPVNEFEWQLQAHSNFTLANLTLLQPRSDLLTFGIYGNYFLDDTIYDHHHKDGATTLSSTLLLILLLLNLQFYL, encoded by the exons ATGTGGCTGTCTAAATTTCTGCTCTACTTGGTATGCAACAACATTTATTATGCGGCTGTAAGCGGCGAG CCCACACCGCCAGATGCCGACTACTACATCGGTGCTGTGGTTGAGTTTCCGGCGCGCACGATCACTGCAGCCGCCAGCACAGAGGAGCGTCTGCGCCAATTCGGCGAACTACTCGAGTCGTCTGCCATACGCCCGGATATTGTGGTCTTTCCAGAGGATGTCCTAAATGACCGCGACACGCCCATAGTAGTGCCAGCGCCCAGTGATGATGTGATAACTTGCAATGCCGACGAGGCTCACTACAATTATATTATCAGTAGAATGTCCTGTTATGCGCGTTCGCTGGGCATATATGTGCTCATCAATGTGGTGGAGGTGCATAACTGCACACGAACGCAGAACGTAAGCGATCTGGTTGCTAACTGCGCCATTTACAATGCGAATGTGGTGTTCGATCGTCATGGCGTGGTGATCTCGCGTTATCGCAAGTACAATTTGATCGGCAGTGAGTGGTTGTATTTTAACTATACGTCGCAACCCGAGGAGGAGGCCATATTCCACACCGATTTCAATGTGACTTTCGGTCATTTTACACGCATGGATCTGCTGTATGCGCGGCCGGCGCAAGCGCTGGTGCAACGTGGCATTACAGACTTTTTGCATCCGAGCAAATGGCAATCGGAGCTGCCTTTCCTGACAG CTGTCCAACTACATCAGTCCTGGTCATTTAGCAACAATGTGAATCTACTGGTTGCCGGTACAAACGATCCGAGCAATGGCCGCAGTGGCACAGGCATCTATGCGGGCAAATATGGTGTGCTCATCGCAACCATGACCAGCGTCGAGAAGCAAAGTAAACTGCATTTGAGCGTGATACCGAAACATAATGCCAGCAGCGAAAAGGTCTTAAAGATATTCAAGTTGAGTCAGAGCAACCTTAAAGCGCAGCCAAACAACAGCAGTCAGAGCGTGCTCGACCGTTTCACCGGCGTTGTTGTGACGCGTGACAATGATATTGATCTGTATGTGACGCAGCCGTTGGTCTATAGATCGAATATGAGTGGACCGTTGCAGCAAAAACTCTGCCATAATGATTTATGctgcaatttttatattgaaatgcaTGTCAATCCGCTGTCCAATGCTACCACGGTCAGCTATTACTATCGCTTGGCGGCGTTTCGTGATATGGGCACTTTTCTGAATACCGAACCCGATGAGTTGGCGGTGTGTGCGATCTTCGCTTGCACTGGCGATCATCTCTACACTTGTGGACGCATCTATGAGGAGGGCGTGCCGGTGGTGCCGCGTTATATTTTCGATATGATTCGCATAACGGGCAATTTTACACGTCAACGTCCGTGTTTACTATCACCAACGAGCGTGAATAATCTGCTAATGCCGCTGCCTGTGAACGAGTTCGAGTGGCAGCTGCAGGCGCATAG CAACTTTACGCTGGCTAACCTCACTTTGTTACAACCGCGTTCGGATCTCCTGACCTTTGGTATTTATGGCAACTACTTTTTGGATGACACCATATATGATCATCATCACAAGGACGGCGCAACCACATTGAGTTCGACTTTGTTgctaattttacttttgttgaacttgcaattttatttatag
- the LOC126758199 gene encoding tRNA (cytosine(34)-C(5))-methyltransferase, producing MGRNRKSNPFAAKKRQKRENQGVDPRPVRQEPYEDIKRDNEAFIKYYQLQNICADEAEWQEFLAKIRDNLPVTFRVTGFRGEAKALLDIIESDLFADYVSSVAELHGIAKEEVERPQRLPWYPDGLAYQLQLTRKDIRRSEPLFRLHNFLITETNAGSISRQEAVSMIPPLVLDVQPTDKVLDMCAAPGSKTAQLIEALHSAPEKHKIPPGFVVANDVDNNRCYMLVHQAKRLNSPCFLVTNHDSSFYPNLLQTGADGSKSILKFDKILCDVPCSGDGTLRKNPDIWTKWNLAQAYNLHGIQYRITRRGAEMLNVGGRLVYSTCSLNPIENEAVLQRIIADADGALEIVDAAHLVPGLKFKPGMTSWKLATKQVDEIFTSFDEVPEKYHTVIRPNMFPLPTEQISKIGLEKCLRVLPHLQNSGGFFVAVIEKRRQLPFEKNDLQTLLEKPKPEVKLDENGQPIEEKSVPWGPQRKRRRLHGYKEDPYIFFEEEDADWDELKSFFALDDTLNKRCLLTRCVTDKKKNIYYCSEPIRDMVLLNEDAIKIINTGVKTFVRCENRHTMHPFRLAQEGLQTTNAFMGAIRRIQISREDLILLLNCTDPTKPPSTLDLAPETQERCKELGVGSCILKYEDARFTLFLVGWRGSSSLRAYVDSNETVHVLRLLGADISKFEVNKYEKAKEAAAAAAAEAAANAVEAIDAPAIEQDDVVVSANGVADVVPVAE from the exons atgggTCGTAACAGAAAATCAAACCCTTTTGCAGCGAAAAAACGTCAAAAGCGCGAGAAC CAAGGAGTCGATCCGCGACCAGTACGCCAAGAGCCCTATGAGGATATCAAACGTGATAATGAAGCTTTCATTAAGTACTATCAGCTGCAAAATATATGTGCGGACGAAGCGGAATGGCAAGAATTTCTCGCTAAGATACGTGATAATTTACCTGTTACATTCCGTGTAACCGGCTTTCGTGGTGAGGCAAAAGCATTGCTTGACATAATCGAGAGCGACTTGTTTGCTGATTATGTGAGCAGTGTCGCTGAATTGCATGGCATAGCGAAAGAAGAAGTGGAACGCCCACAACGTCTACCTTGGTATCCAGATGGCTTGGCATATCAACTGCAATTGACGCGTAAAGATATACGTCGCTCGGAACCGCTGTTCCGTTTGCACAATTTTCTGATAACCGAAACGAATGCCGGTAGCATAAGTCGCCAGGAAGCTGTGTCTATGATACCGCCGCTTGTGTTAGATGTGCAACCCACCGACAAAGTTCTAGATATGTGTGCTGCGCCGGGCTCAAAGACGGCACAACTGATTGAGGCGCTACATAGTGCGCCGGAAAAGCATAAGATACCACCGGGTTTTGTCGTAGCCAACGATGTCGATAACAATCGGTGTTATATGTTGGTGCATCAAGCGAAAAGATTGAATTCGCCGTGCTTTCTGGTGACAAATCATGACAGCAGTTTCTATCCAAATTTATTG CAAACGGGCGCAGATGGCAGTAAATCAATTTTGAAGTTTGATAAGATTCTATGTGATGTGCCATGCTCGGGCGATGGCACACTACGCAAGAACCCCGATATCTGGACGAAATGGAATTTGGCGCAGGCTTACAACTTGCATGG cATACAGTATCGCATAACAAGGCGTGGCGCTGAAATGCTCAATGTCGGCGGTCGTTTGGTGTACTCCACATGCTCGCTAAATCCCATTGAAAATGAAGCTGTGCTGCAGCGTATAATAGCTGACGCTGATGGTGCGCTAGAGATAGTAGACGCCGCACATTTGGTGCCCGGCTTAAAGTTTAAACCGGGCATGACGAGTTGGAAGCTCGCCACCAAGCAAGTCGATGAAATATTCACAAGTTTCGATGAGGTGCCTGAGAAGTACCACACGGTCATACGTCCGAATATGTTTCCATTGCCGACGGAGCAAATCTCGAAAATCGGTTTGGAGAAATGCTTACGTGTGCTGCCGCATTTGCAAAACTCTGGCGGTTTCTTCGTTGCGGTCATCGAAAAGCGTCGCCAATTGCCCTTCGAAAAGAATGACTTGCAGACACTGCTTGAAAAGCCCAAACCGGAAGTTAAATTGGATGAAAACGGCCAACCTATTGAAGAGAAGTCAGTGCCGTGGGGACCACAACGCAAACGCCGACGGCTGCATGGCTACAAGGAAGATCCATACATATTCTTCGAGGAAGAAGACGCTGATTGGGACGAGTTGAAATCCTTCTTTGCGCTTGACGACACGCTCAATAAGCGCTGCCTGCTTACACGCTGTGTCACCGATAAGAAGAAGAACATCTACTACTGCTCGGAGCCAATACGTGATATGGTATTGTTGAATGAAGACGCCATTAAGATTATAAATACCGGTGTGAAGACGTTTGTGCGCTGTGAGAATCGTCATACCATGCATCCCTTCCGCTTGGCGCAGGAGGGTTTACAGACGACAAATGCATTTATGGGCGCCATACGGCGCATACAGATCTCTAGAGAAGATTTAATACTGCTGCTCAATTGCACCGATCCAACAAAGCCGCCTTCAACGCTGGATTTAGCGCCGGAAACGCAAGAACGTTGCAAGGAATTAG gCGTTGGCAGTTGCATTTTGAAGTATGAAGACGCGCGTTTCACGCTTTTCCTGGTGGGCTGGCGCGGTTCCTCTAGCTTACGTGCTTACGTGGACAGTAATGAGACAGTGCATGTGCTGCGCTTATTGGGCGCTGACATCAGCAAGTTCG AAGTCAACAAGTACGAGAAGGCTAAGGAGGCTGCGGCTGCTGCAGCTGCGGAGGCCGCAGCGAATGCAGTTGAAGCAATAGATGCGCCTGCAATAGAGCAGGACGACGTGGTTGTGTCTGCTAATGGCGTTGCAGACGTTGTGCCAGTCGCTGAATAA
- the LOC126758209 gene encoding histone acetyltransferase Tip60 isoform X1 — protein sequence MKITQKIEFDEDVSSICESTAALTEGCRLPVRMHKTEDWPLAEVVSIKDHDGKRQFYVHYVDFNKRLDEWVTEEDVDTRKVQFPRRDGTQTGASTGVTTPKKHHSSVPGSVSRPTSPQPAVSNEMVNGNAVLAAALQKKINRKRKFNAVPAPPAVVVPETPPPVIVPAPVIPAVVVPTTPAPVTVVEEASQDGKTATPRQSGSMVIHQDDVVTRMKNVEMIELGKHRIKPWYFSPYPQELCQMPCIYICEFCLKYRKSRKCLERHLVKCNLRHPPGNEIYRKHTISFFEIDGRKNKVYAQNLCLLAKLFLDHKTLYYDTDPFLFYVMTEFDSRGFHIVGYFSKEKESTEDYNVACILTMPPYQRKGYGKLLIEFSYELSKFEGKTGSPEKPLSDLGLLSYRSYWAQTILEIFISQKPNSDGEKPTITINDICECTSIKKEDVISTLQNLNLINYYKGQYIVCISRDIIDQHKKAMDKRKIRIDSKCLHWTPKDWSKRSKW from the exons atgaaaataacacaaaaaattgaGTTCGATGAAGATGTATCATCGATTTGTGAGTCCACG gcCGCACTTACCGAAGGATGCCGATTACCCGTGCGTATGCACAAGACTGAAGATTGGCCACTCGCGGAAGTTGTGAGCATTAAAGACCATGATGGCAAACGACAGTTCTACGTGCACTACGTCGATt TTAATAAACGTCTTGATGAATGGGTTACAGAGGAGGACGTTGATACACGCAAAGTGCAATTTCCAAGGCGTGACGGTACGCAGACCGGTGCCAGCACTGGCGTAACTACACCAAAAAAACATCATTCGTCGGTGCCAGGTAGCGTTTCAAGACCTACTTCGCCACAACCTGCAGTAAGCAATGAAATGGTTAATGGTAATGCTGTGCTGGCGGCTGcactacagaaaaaaattaaccgtAAAAGAAAG TTCAATGCTGTGCCTGCCCCACCGGCAGTAGTAGTACCTGAGACCCCCCCGCCCGTTATAGTACCCGCACCAGTAATACCAGCTGTAGTAGTACCCACAACTCCGGCACCAGTAACTGTGGTTGAAGAAGCTTCACAAGATGGTAAAACCGCAACACCACGCCAGTCTGGTAGCATGGTCATACATCAGGATGATGTAGTGACGcgtatgaaaaatgttgaaatgatAGAATTGGGTAAACATCGTATTAAACCCTGGTATTTCTCACCGTACCCGCAG GAATTATGTCAAATGCCTTGTATCTACATCTGTGAGTTCTGCCTGAAATATCGTAAAAGTCGTAAATGTTTGGAGCGGCATTTAGTCAAATGTAATCTACGACATCCACCCGGTAATGAAATATATCGCAAACACACAATTTCCTTTTTCGAAATTGATGGTCGTAAAAACAAAGTGTATGCGCAGAATTTATGTCTGCTGGCCAAACTGTTTCTAGATCATAAAACACTTTATTATGACACGGATCCATTCCTTTTCTATGTTATGACAGAATTCGATTCACGTGGTTTTCATATAGTTGGCTATTTCTCAAAAGAAAAAGAGAGTACTGAAGACTACAACGTAGCTTGTATACTGACTATGCCTCCATATCAACGCAAAGGCTATGGCAAGCTGTTAATTGAATTTAGCTACGAACTGTCGAAGTTTGAGGGAAAAACTGGTTCGCCGGAAAAACCTTTATCAGATTTAGGTCTACTGTCGTATCGTTCATATTGGGCACAAACGATTTTGGAGATATTTATTAGCCAAAAGCCAAACAGTGATGGCGAAAAACCCACCATTACCATcaa CGATATCTGTGAATGCACTTCCATCAAAAAAGAGGATGTTATATCtacattacaaaatttaaatctaATCAACTATTACAAGGGACAGTATATCGTTTGTATAAGTCGCGACATCATTGATCAACATAAGAAAGCCATGGATAAACGCAAAATACGCATTGACTCGAAATGCCTACATTGGACGCCTAAAGATTGGTCTAAGCGCTCCAAGTGGTAA
- the LOC126758209 gene encoding histone acetyltransferase Tip60 isoform X2 — protein sequence MKITQKIEFDEDVSSICESTAALTEGCRLPVRMHKTEDWPLAEVVSIKDHDGKRQFYVHYVDFNKRLDEWVTEEDVDTRKVQFPRRDGTQTGASTGVTTPKKHHSSVPGSVSRPTSPQPAVSNEMVNGNAVLAAALQKKINRKRKFNAVPAPPAVVVPETPPPVIVPAPVIPAVVVPTTPAPVTVVEEASQDGKTATPRQSGSMVIHQDDVVTRMKNVEMIELGKHRIKPWYFSPYPQELCQMPCIYICEFCLKYRKSRKCLERHLVKCNLRHPPGNEIYRKHTISFFEIDGRKNKVYAQNLCLLAKLFLDHKTLYYDTDPFLFYVMTEFDSRGFHIVGYFSKEKESTEDYNVACILTMPPYQRKGYGKLLIEFSYELSKFEGKTGSPEKPLSDLGLLSYRSYWAQTILEIFISQKPNSDGEKPTITINDICECTSIKKEDVISTLQNLNLINYYKGQYIVCISRDIIDQHKKAMDKRKIRIDSKCLHWTPKDWSKRSK from the exons atgaaaataacacaaaaaattgaGTTCGATGAAGATGTATCATCGATTTGTGAGTCCACG gcCGCACTTACCGAAGGATGCCGATTACCCGTGCGTATGCACAAGACTGAAGATTGGCCACTCGCGGAAGTTGTGAGCATTAAAGACCATGATGGCAAACGACAGTTCTACGTGCACTACGTCGATt TTAATAAACGTCTTGATGAATGGGTTACAGAGGAGGACGTTGATACACGCAAAGTGCAATTTCCAAGGCGTGACGGTACGCAGACCGGTGCCAGCACTGGCGTAACTACACCAAAAAAACATCATTCGTCGGTGCCAGGTAGCGTTTCAAGACCTACTTCGCCACAACCTGCAGTAAGCAATGAAATGGTTAATGGTAATGCTGTGCTGGCGGCTGcactacagaaaaaaattaaccgtAAAAGAAAG TTCAATGCTGTGCCTGCCCCACCGGCAGTAGTAGTACCTGAGACCCCCCCGCCCGTTATAGTACCCGCACCAGTAATACCAGCTGTAGTAGTACCCACAACTCCGGCACCAGTAACTGTGGTTGAAGAAGCTTCACAAGATGGTAAAACCGCAACACCACGCCAGTCTGGTAGCATGGTCATACATCAGGATGATGTAGTGACGcgtatgaaaaatgttgaaatgatAGAATTGGGTAAACATCGTATTAAACCCTGGTATTTCTCACCGTACCCGCAG GAATTATGTCAAATGCCTTGTATCTACATCTGTGAGTTCTGCCTGAAATATCGTAAAAGTCGTAAATGTTTGGAGCGGCATTTAGTCAAATGTAATCTACGACATCCACCCGGTAATGAAATATATCGCAAACACACAATTTCCTTTTTCGAAATTGATGGTCGTAAAAACAAAGTGTATGCGCAGAATTTATGTCTGCTGGCCAAACTGTTTCTAGATCATAAAACACTTTATTATGACACGGATCCATTCCTTTTCTATGTTATGACAGAATTCGATTCACGTGGTTTTCATATAGTTGGCTATTTCTCAAAAGAAAAAGAGAGTACTGAAGACTACAACGTAGCTTGTATACTGACTATGCCTCCATATCAACGCAAAGGCTATGGCAAGCTGTTAATTGAATTTAGCTACGAACTGTCGAAGTTTGAGGGAAAAACTGGTTCGCCGGAAAAACCTTTATCAGATTTAGGTCTACTGTCGTATCGTTCATATTGGGCACAAACGATTTTGGAGATATTTATTAGCCAAAAGCCAAACAGTGATGGCGAAAAACCCACCATTACCATcaa CGATATCTGTGAATGCACTTCCATCAAAAAAGAGGATGTTATATCtacattacaaaatttaaatctaATCAACTATTACAAGGGACAGTATATCGTTTGTATAAGTCGCGACATCATTGATCAACATAAGAAAGCCATGGATAAACGCAAAATACGCATTGACTCGAAATGCCTACATTGGACGCCTAAAGATTGGTCTAAGCGCTCCAAGTG A
- the LOC126758219 gene encoding augmin complex subunit dgt4 gives MSANTTTPTSSTSACSISPNGSASGTEDIQYLLYLETLRRFRDDELNIKRQVDEKTRQYLEVKEEYLQLYAKYVKLTTLAATRCALLADNHLPFDKIAAADKDIIAITQKLATGDVVETISENAVKECKDKLEACKAHEKLKQLSHELAESKATVRAVQSSTETVEATIETATLQSLDYFVEEVGNRS, from the coding sequence ATGTCTGCGAATACCACAACTCCTACATCCTCCACTAGTGCGTGCTCCATATCGCCGAACGGCTCTGCCAGCGGCACAGAGGATATACAATATCTACTCTATTTAGAAACTTTACGTCGCTTTCGGGACGATGAGCTTAACATCAAGCGCCAAGTGGACGAAAAAACACGACAGTACTTGGAAGTTAAGGAGGAATATTTACAATTATACGCTAAATATGTAAAACTCACAACATTGGCAGCAACACGTTGCGCGCTGTTAGCTGATAACCACTTGCCTTTTGATAAAATAGCTGCCGCGGATAAAGATATAATAGCCATTACACAAAAATTGGCTACTGGCGATGTTGTGGAGACGATTAGTGAAAATGCAGTCAAAGAGTGCAAGGATAAGTTGGAAGCTTGTAAAGCACACGAGAAACTGAAACAATTAAGCCACGAATTAGCCGAAAGTAAAGCAACTGTGCGTGCAGTACAATCCTCAACCGAAACTGTGGAGGCCACTATTGAGACGGCTACATTGCAAAGTCTTGACTACTTTGTTGAAGAAGTTGGCAAtagaagttga
- the LOC126758217 gene encoding eukaryotic translation initiation factor 3 subunit G-1 → MPGVDTIKSSWADEVELDYGGLPPTTETVENGYKYVTEYKYNKDDKKTKVVRTYKISKQVVPKTVAKRRTWPKFGDSKNDKPGPNSQTTMVSEEIFMQFLNSKEEEKANDPLLDPTKNIAKCRICNGEHWSVNCPYKGTAMDTNLMEKKAAAAATAVVEAPKTGKYVPPYLKDSQKGGMGMRGRDDTAAIRISNLSESMTEADLDELVKKIGQHSKMYLARDKNTGLCKGFAYVHFKQRKDAAAAIEILNGHGYDHLILNVEWSKPQNN, encoded by the coding sequence ATGCCTGGTGTTGACACTATTAAATCCTCTTGGGCCGATGAGGTGGAGCTCGACTACGGCGGCCTGCCACCTACCACAGAGACAGTTGAAAACGGCTACAAATACGTCACAGAATATAAGTACAACAAAGATGACAAAAAGACAAAAGTTGTGCGCACCTATAAAATTTCCAAGCAAGTCGTGCCGAAAACCGTAGCCAAACGACGCACCTGGCCGAAATTTGGTGACTCAAAGAACGACAAACCCGGTCCAAACTCACAGACTACTATGGTGTCGGAAGAAATTTTCATGCAATTCCTCAACTCCAAAGAAGAAGAGAAGGCCAACGATCCACTACTCGATCCCACTAAGAATATTGCCAAGTGTCGTATTTGCAATGGTGAGCATTGGTCAGTTAATTGCCCATATAAGGGTACCGCCATGGATACAAACTTAATGGAGAAGAAAGCGGCTGCTGCTGCAACTGCTGTGGTCGAAGCACCCAAAACTGGCAAGTATGTGCCACCATACCTTAAGGACAGTCAAAAAGGTGGTATGGGCATGCGTGGACGTGATGATACCGCCGCTATCCGCATTTCCAATCTGTCGGAATCGATGACCGAAGCCGATTTGGATGAGCTGGTGAAGAAAATTGGACAACACAGTAAAATGTATTTGGCGCGTGATAAGAATACCGGTCTCTGCAAAGGTTTTGCGTATGTGCATTTCAAGCAACGTAAGGATGCCGCTGCTGCTATTGAAATTCTCAATGGACACGGTTATGATCATTTGATTTTGAATGTGGAATGGTCGAAGCCGCAAAACAACTGA